A genomic window from Pyxicephalus adspersus chromosome 2, UCB_Pads_2.0, whole genome shotgun sequence includes:
- the LOC140322107 gene encoding olfactory receptor 5AR1-like, with protein sequence MNLKNKTQVAFFEFSGLSNDRELVPLFFIFFFLIYMVTIYVNVGMMAMVYISPSLNTPMYFFLSYLSMVDFFYSSVIAPKMLADLLSDKKLITFIGCALQFYFFSSLAGTEVFIFSIMAYDRFVAICRPLHYILIMTKKKCFYLVLFTFSAGFLQSIAQTSSLFSLEFCESNLIDHFYCDIPPLIRLSCSDTHICNIVTLFFGCLCSLCSLMTILVSYTLILMAILRINSAAGRIKAFSTCSSHLMCTTIFYVTVYLTYLTPSSSSHKKQEIVESVFYTVVTPMLNPLIYSLRNQEVKKVITKLVQKGHKQHI encoded by the coding sequence ATGAATCTTAAAAACAAGACACAAGTTGCTTTCTTCGAGTTTTCAGGCCTCTCTAATGATAGAGAACTTGTCCcattattcttcattttcttttttttgatttACATGGTGACCATTTATGTGAATGTTGGTATGATGGCAATGGTTTATATCTCGCCCAGCCTTAACACTCCCATGTACTTTTTCTTGAGCTACCTGTCCATGGTGGACTTCTTCTACTCTTCAGTTATTGCTCCTAAAATGTTGGCTGACCTCCTATCAGATAAGAAATTAATAACATTCATTGGATGCGCCCTTCAATTCTACTTCTTCAGCTCACTAGCAGGTACTGAGGTCTTCATATTCTCCATCATGGCGTACGACCGATTTGTTGCCATCTGCCGACCTCTCCACTATATTCTAATAATGACAAAGAAGAAATGTTTCTATCTTGTCCTTTTTACTTTCTCCGCTGGATTTCTGCAGTCGATTGCACAGACCAGCAGTCTATTCAGTCTGGAATTCTGTGAATCCAACCTCATAGACCATTTCTACTGCGACATTCCTCCATTGATCAGATTGTCTTGTTCTGACACCCATATCTGCAATATCGTCACCCTTTTTTTTGGGTGTCTTTGTAGCTTATGTTCACTGATGACCATCCTGGTCTCCTACACCCTCATACTTATGGCTATCTTACGGATAAACTCTGCAGCTGGGAGAATAAAAGCATTTAGCACCTGTTCCTCTCATCTTATGTGTACCACCATATTCTATGTTACGGTTTACCTAACTTACCTAACCCCATCCAGCAGCTCCCATAAGAAGCAAGAAATTGTGGAATCTGTCTTTTACACAGTGGTGACCCCAATGCTAAATCCTTTGATCTACAGTTTGAGGAACCAAGAAGTAAAAAAGGTCATCACGAAGCTGGTACAGAAGGGTCATaaacaacatatataa
- the LOC140322108 gene encoding olfactory receptor 5AR1-like, with product MAPSLSPPGTSGSSVYGQPRARPGGDASKRAEEFMNLKNRTQVIVFEFSGLSNDRELVPFLFMFFLLVYMVTIYVNVGMMAMVYISPSLHTPMYFFLSYLSMVDLFYSSVVAPKMLVDFLSDKKLITFIGCALQFYFFSALAGTEVLVLSIMAYDRFAAICRPLYYILIMTKKKCLHLVLFTFSAGFLQSIAQTSSLFSLEFCESNLIDHFYCDIPPLIRLSCSDTHICNIVTLFFVCLCSLSSLTTILVSYTLIVSSIVRITSAAGRKKAFSTCSSHLMCATIFYSTVYLTYLTPSSSSHKKQEMVASVFYTMVTPMLNPLIYSLRNQEVKVVITRLVQKGHKQHI from the exons ATGGCCCCAAGCCTCTCCCCACCAGGGACAAGCGGATCTTCAGTGTATGGACAACCAAGAGCAAGACCCGGGGGGGATGCTAGCAAAAG AGCAGAAGAATTCATGAATCTCAAAAACAGAACGCAAGTGATCGTGTTCGAGTTTTCAGGCCTCTCTAATGATAGAGAACTTGTCCCATTCCttttcatgttctttttattGGTATACATGGTGACCATTTATGTGAATGTTGGCATGATGGCAATGGTTTATATCTCACCCAGCCTTCACACTCCGATGTACTTCTTCTTGAGCTACCTGTCCATGGTGGACCTCTTCTACTCTTCAGTTGTTGCTCCTAAAATGTTGGTTGACTTCCTATCAGATAAGAAATTAATCACATTTATTGGATGCGCCCTTCAATTCTACTTTTTCAGTGCATTAGCAGGTACAGAAGTCCTTGTGCTCTCCATCATGGCATATGACCGATTTGCCGCTATCTGCCGACCTCTCTATTATATTCTAATAATGACAAAGAAGAAATGTCTTCATcttgttctttttactttctcGGCTGGATTTCTGCAGTCAATTGCACAGACCAGCAGTCTATTCAGTCTGGAATTCTGTGAATCCAACCTCATAGACCATTTCTACTGCGACATTCCTCCATTGATCAGATTGTCTTGTTCTGACACCCATATCTGCAATATCGTCACCCTTTTCTTTGTGTGTCTTTGTAGCCTGAGTTCACTGACGACCATCCTGGTTTCCTACACCCTCATCGTTTCTTCTATCGTACGGATAACCTCTGCCGCTGGGAGGAAAAAGGCATTTAGCACCTGCTCCTCCCATCTCATGTGTGCTACCATTTTTTATTCTACCGTTTACCTAACCTACCTAACCCCATCCAGCAGCTCCCATAAGAAGCAAGAAATGGTGGCCTCTGTCTTCTACACAATGGTGACTCCAATGCTAAATCCTCTTATTTATAGTTTGAGGAACCAAGAGGTAAAAGTGGTCATCACAAGGCTGGTGCAGAAAGGTCATaaacaacatatataa
- the LOC140322109 gene encoding olfactory receptor 5AP2-like, with product MILKNKTQVTVFEFSGLSDDKELAPFLFMFFLLVYMVTVYGNVGMMAMVYFSSSLHTPMYFFLSYLSIVDLFYSSVITPKMLADLLSNKKSITFIGCALQFYFFAALVGTEVFVLSIMAYDRYVAICHPLHYILIMTKKKCLFLVLFTFSVGFLQSVAQTSSLFSLEFCESNLIDHFYCDIPPLIRLSCSDTHICNIVTLFFVCLCSLSSLTTILVSYTLIVSSIVRITSAAGRKKAFSTCSSHLMCATIFYVTVYLTYLPPSSSSLKKQEMVASVFYTVVTPMLNPLIYSLRNQEVKKVIIRLVQKDHH from the coding sequence ATGATTCTCAAAAACAAGACACAAGTTACTGTGTTTGAGTTTTCTGGTCTATCAGATGATAAAGAACTTGCCCCATTCCTCTTCATGttctttttattggtttacaTGGTGACTGTATATGGAAATGTTGGCATGATGGCCATGGTTTATTTCTCGTCCAGCCTTCACACTCCAATGTACTTCTTCTTGAGCTACCTGTCTATAGTGGACCTCTTCTACTCTTCAGTCATTACTCCTAAAATGTTGGCTGACCttctatctaataaaaaatcaattacatttattgGATGCGCCCTTCAGTTCTACTTCTTTGCTGCACTGGTGGGTACCGAGGTCTTCGTCCTCTCCATCATGGCGTACGACCGATATGTTGCCATCTGCCACCCTCTCCACTATATCCTAATAATGACAAAGAAGAAATGTCTTTTTCTTGTCCTCTTTACGTTCTCTGTTGGATTTCTCCAGTCAGTTGCACAGACCAGCAGTCTATTCAGTCTGGAATTCTGTGAATCCAACCTCATAGACCATTTCTACTGCGACATTCCTCCATTGATCAGATTGTCTTGTTCTGACACCCATATCTGCAATATCGTCACCCTTTTCTTTGTGTGTCTTTGTAGCCTGAGTTCACTGACCACCATCCTGGTTTCCTACACGCTCATCGTTTCTTCTATCGTACGGATAACCTCTGCCGCTGGAAGGAAAAAGGCATTTAGCACCTGCTCCTCTCATCTCATGTGTGCTACCATTTTTTATGTTACCGTTTACCTAACTTACTTACCTCCATCCAGCAGCTCCCTTAAGAAGCAAGAAATGGTGGCCTCTGTCTTCTACACAGTGGTGACTCCAATGCTAAATCCTCTTATTTACAGTTTGAGGAACCAAGAGGTAAAAAAGGTTATTATAAGATTGGTGCAGAAAGATCATCATTAA
- the LOC140322115 gene encoding olfactory receptor 5AR1-like — protein sequence MNFKNKTQVTIFKLSSLSEDELLTPFLFMFFFMVYMVSIFGNVGMMTIVHIAPSFHTPMYFFLSFLSMVDLFYSSVITPKMLSDLLSERKLITFIGCALQFYFFCALVSSELFVLSDMAYDRYVAICHPLHYISVMTKKKCLGLLILSFFVGFTQSAAQTSSLFSLDYCQANLIDHFYCDIHPLIRLSCSETHTCTIVTIFFVCFCCLSSMMIILTSYVLIISSILKINSASGRRKAFSTCSSHVMCVTIFYVSVYCTYLHPTSSNLKEQEKVSSAFFTMVTPMLNPLIYSLRNQEVKKAIKGLLQKKKQLTHQYTNPV from the coding sequence ATGAACTTCAAGAACAAGACTCAAGTAACTATATTCAAGCTTTCAAGTTTATCTGAGGATGAACTGCTCACCCCTTTCCTATTCATGTTCTTTTTTATGGTTTACATGGTGAGCATATTTGGAAATGTTGGTATGATGACCATTGTTCATATCGCACCCAGTTTCCACACTCCGATGTACTTCTTCTTGAGCTTTCTGTCTATGGTGGACCTCTTCTACTCTTCAGTCATTACACCTAAAATGTTGTCTGATCTCCTTTCAGAGAGGAAATTAATCACATTTATTGGTTGTGCCCTTCAGTTCTACTTCTTCTGTGCACTGGTAAGTTCGGAGCTCTTTGTCCTCTCGGATATGGCGTATGATCGATATGTTGCTATCTGTCACCCTCTCCACTACATCTCAGTAATGACGAAGAAGAAATGTCTTGGTCTTCTCATCCTCTCGTTCTTTGTTGGCTTTACACAGTCAGCTGCACAGACCAGCAGTCTTTTCAGTCTTGATTACTGTCAAGCTAACCTCATAGACCATTTCTACTGTGATATCCATCCACTGATTCGACTTTCTTGTTCTGAAACTCACACCTGCACCATtgtcactattttttttgtgtgtttttgttgccTAAGTTCAATGATGATCATCCTGACTTCCTACGTCCTCATTATTTCCtctattttaaagataaactctgCATCCGGCAGGAGGAAAGCATTTAGCACCTGTTCCTCGCATGTTATGTGTGTTACCATCTTCTATGTTTCCGTTTATTGCACTTATCTTCATCCAACTTCTAGTAACCTCAAAGAACAGGAAAAGGTGTCTTCTGCATTTTTCACAATGGTGACTCCAATGCTGAATCCTCTTATCTACAGCCTGAGGAACCAAGAGGTGAAAAAGGCCATCAAAGGactacttcagaaaaaaaaacaattaacacatCAGTATACTAATCCAGTTTAA